A genomic stretch from Thermus thermamylovorans includes:
- a CDS encoding RidA family protein yields the protein MEAVSSEKAPKAVGPYAQAVRAGGLVFVSGQIPLRPDGSLVEGDVRAQTAQVMENLKAVLEAAGSSLSRVVQTTCFLADMEDFPAFNEVYARYFQPPYPARATVAVRALPRGARVEVACVALAE from the coding sequence ATGGAAGCGGTCAGCAGCGAAAAGGCCCCCAAGGCCGTTGGCCCCTACGCCCAGGCGGTGCGGGCTGGGGGCTTGGTCTTCGTTTCCGGCCAGATCCCCTTGCGGCCCGACGGCAGCCTGGTGGAAGGGGACGTCCGCGCCCAGACGGCACAGGTGATGGAAAACCTCAAGGCGGTCCTGGAGGCCGCGGGCTCGAGCCTTTCCCGGGTGGTGCAGACCACCTGTTTCCTGGCCGACATGGAGGACTTCCCCGCCTTCAACGAGGTCTACGCCCGCTACTTCCAACCCCCCTACCCCGCCCGGGCCACGGTGGCGGTGAGGGCCCTGCCCCGGGGGGCGCGGGTGGAGGTGGCCTGCGTCGCCCTGGCGGAATAA
- the meaB gene encoding methylmalonyl Co-A mutase-associated GTPase MeaB, with protein sequence MASAGETQAAELEGRFREGDIRALARALTLVESGHPLGQELLKRLRGQGRAKVVGVTGSPGAGKSTLTDRLIVEARQRGEKVGVLAVDPSSPFTGGAILGDRIRMMRHHQDPGVYIRSLASRGALGGLAGATVAALALLEAFGFDRIFVETVGVGQSEVDIARVADTTLLVLTPAAGDAVQAFKAGVMEIADLFAVNKFDLPGGDRIIQELKSALDLSPPRPGGWRPPIFPTVAATGEGVEALFEGLEAHHQHLLGHGLLEAHRLERARFEVESVIQEWGRKKTHKAGDLVARVARGELSPEEAARRLLRPEAQEGPA encoded by the coding sequence ATGGCGAGTGCAGGAGAAACGCAGGCGGCGGAGCTGGAAGGCCGCTTCCGCGAAGGGGATATACGGGCCCTGGCCCGGGCCCTGACCCTGGTGGAGTCGGGCCACCCCCTGGGCCAAGAGCTCCTGAAGCGCCTGCGGGGCCAGGGACGGGCCAAGGTGGTGGGGGTCACCGGAAGCCCCGGGGCAGGCAAGAGCACCCTCACCGACCGTCTGATCGTGGAGGCCAGGCAGCGCGGGGAAAAGGTGGGGGTCTTGGCCGTGGACCCCTCCAGCCCCTTCACCGGGGGGGCCATCCTGGGGGACCGCATCCGCATGATGCGCCACCACCAGGACCCCGGGGTCTACATCCGCTCCCTGGCCTCGAGGGGCGCCCTGGGGGGGCTGGCCGGGGCCACGGTGGCCGCCTTGGCCCTTCTGGAAGCCTTCGGCTTTGACCGGATCTTCGTGGAAACCGTGGGGGTGGGCCAGAGCGAGGTGGACATCGCCCGGGTGGCGGACACCACCCTGCTGGTCCTCACCCCCGCCGCCGGGGACGCGGTCCAGGCCTTCAAGGCCGGGGTGATGGAGATCGCCGACCTCTTCGCCGTGAACAAGTTCGATCTCCCGGGCGGCGACCGGATCATCCAGGAGCTTAAAAGCGCCCTGGACCTCTCCCCTCCCCGCCCCGGGGGCTGGCGCCCCCCCATCTTTCCCACGGTGGCCGCCACCGGGGAGGGGGTGGAGGCCCTCTTTGAGGGCTTGGAGGCCCACCATCAGCACCTCTTGGGGCACGGCCTCCTGGAAGCCCACCGCCTGGAGCGGGCCCGGTTTGAGGTGGAGAGCGTCATCCAGGAATGGGGGCGGAAAAAAACGCATAAGGCGGGCGACCTGGTGGCTCGGGTGGCCCGGGGAGAGCTCTCCCCGGAGGAGGCCGCCCGGCGCCTACTGCGGCCGGAAGCGCAGGAGGGCCCGGCGTAG
- a CDS encoding NUDIX hydrolase — protein sequence MPGARRRVVSAGGVVLRGDPPEVLVVSLRGGRVITLPKGQVEPGERYPETAVREVREETGVEAAALFPLGKVRYYFTVREEGGAVSVGKEVRYFLMAYRGGEPKPQLAEVEAAFFLPAEEALERLSYPNEREILRRALLRFRPQ from the coding sequence CGGGAGCCAGGAGAAGGGTGGTCTCGGCGGGGGGTGTGGTCCTCCGGGGGGATCCTCCCGAGGTCCTGGTGGTCTCCCTGAGGGGTGGCCGGGTGATCACCCTGCCCAAGGGGCAGGTGGAGCCTGGGGAGCGCTATCCGGAGACCGCGGTGCGGGAGGTGCGGGAGGAGACGGGGGTAGAGGCCGCGGCGCTTTTTCCCCTGGGCAAGGTGCGTTACTACTTCACCGTCCGGGAGGAAGGGGGGGCGGTCTCGGTGGGCAAGGAGGTCCGCTACTTCCTCATGGCCTACCGAGGAGGGGAGCCCAAACCCCAGCTGGCCGAGGTGGAGGCCGCCTTTTTCCTGCCCGCCGAGGAGGCCCTGGAGCGCCTCTCCTACCCCAACGAGCGGGAGATCCTACGCCGGGCCCTCCTGCGCTTCCGGCCGCAGTAG